A region of Anolis sagrei isolate rAnoSag1 chromosome 2, rAnoSag1.mat, whole genome shotgun sequence DNA encodes the following proteins:
- the ZYX gene encoding zyxin isoform X2: protein MASSGAPGTRMTSTVSINISTPSFYSPQKKFAPVVAPKPKVNPFKAGGAPSENVPEQALPPPPPPPPVPGACAQIGKVGEIPTAAGLPLPEELPLPPPPPPGEEIVVSPNSAFPPPPPPFEEPFPPAPEDVFPSPPPPMLEDEPMTLSGLPAPQVHLGSVAPITVASGSRASPEAIAPPKDVPAPTSFSSSAVSHPIGNYTPKPQAEASPVPPPWVALKQRRDLPSAELPMPSSASPPPAPAPPAPKYTPPAIATGPKFVPKSTAGAPSSFTRQPAPVQSRFTSGSSGVGPAPKPQPPTFTYAQHREKPQVQEKPLPVGQPPASQDTRNPVSVPNTRSEPPRINSALTMKEVEELEMLTQKLMKDMDHPPQAEASTTEFCGLCKKALSRTQPAVRALDKFFHVECFTCFKCERQLQGQQFYNVDEKPFCEECYAGTLEKCCVCKQTITDRMLRATGNSYHPQCFTCVVCHKPLEGASFIVDKANLPHCVDDYHRKYAPRCSVCSEPIMPEPGKDETVRVVALEKNFHMKCYKCEDCGKPLSIEADDNGCFPLDGHVLCKKCHTTRAKAAV, encoded by the exons ATGGCCTCCTCTGGTGCCCCAGGAACTCGCATGACCTCCACAGTCAGCATCAACATCTCCACTCCAAGTTTCTACAGCCCCCAGAAGAAATTTGCACCCGTTGTTGCCCCCAAGCCCAAAGTGAACCCTTTCAAGGCTGGGGGAGCCCCTTCTGAAAATGTCCCTGAGCAGGCATTGCCCcctccaccgcctcctcctcctgttcctgGGGCATGTGCCCAAAtagggaaagtgggagaaattCCAACAGCCGCAGGACTTCCCCTTCCCGAAG AACTTCCACTACCACCCCCGCCTCCTCCAGGGGAAGAAATTGTTGTTTCCCCCAACAGTgcattccctcctcctcctcctccatttgaGGAGCCATTTCCTCCTGCTCCAGAAGAcgtcttcccttctcctcctccccccatgcTGGAGGATGAACCAATGACTCTAAGTGGACTGCCTGCTCCACAA GTACACCTGGGATCTGTGGCTCCCATAACTGTAGCATCTGGCTCCAGGGCATCCCCAGAAGCCATCGCACCACCTAAAGATGTTCCAGCTCCTACCTCTTTCTCCTCCAGTGCTGTATCTCATCCCATTGGAAACTACACACCTAAGCCACAAGCTGAAGCATCTCCTGTTCCTCCACCATGGGTTGCCTTGAAGCAGCGCAGAGACTTGCCATCGGCTGAGCTTCCCATGCCATCCTCTGCTTCCCCTCCTCCAGCTCCTGCTCCTCCAGCTCCCAAATACACTCCACCTGCCATTGCTACTGGTCCCAAATTTGTACCTAAGTCAACTGCAGGGGCTCCATCAAGCTTTACAAGACAGCCTGCCCCTGTCCAGTCTCGTTTCACATCAGGCTCTTCTGGTGTAGGTCCAGCCCCAAAGCCACAGCCTCCCACCTTCACCTATGCACAACATCGGGAAAAACCCCAGGTTCAGGAGAAGCCACTTCCCGTTGGGCAGCCGCCCGCCTCACAAGATACG CGCAATCCAGTGTCAGTTCCAAACACCCGGTCAGAGCCACCCAGGATCAATTCTGCTTTAACTATGAAGGAGGTGGAGGAATTGGAGATGTTAACCCAGAAGCTCATGAAGGATATGGACCATCCACCCCAGGCAGAAGCCTCCACAACTG AGTTTTGTGGCCTGtgcaagaaggccctgtcacggACACAGCCTGCAGTTCGTGCCCTGGACAAATTCTTCCATGTGGAATGCTTCACCTGTTTCAAGTGTGAGAGGCAACTCCAGGGGCAGCAGTTCTATAATGTGGATGAAAAGCCCTTCTGTGAGGAGTGCTATGCG ggcACCCTTGAGAAGTGCTGTGTATGCAAGCAAACAATCACAGACCGGATGTTGAGGGCCACAGGCAACTCATACCACCCCCAGTGTTTCACGTGCGTGGTGTGCCACAAACCCCTTGAGGGAGCTTCCTTCATTGTGGACAAGGCTAACTTGCCACACTGTGTGGATGATTATCACAG AAAATATGCCCCACGCTGTTCAGTCTGCAGTGAGCCCATCATGCCAGAGCCTGGGAAGGATGAGACGGTTCGTGTGGTGGCCCTGGAGAAGAACTTCCACATGAAATGCTACAAATGTGAG GATTGTGGAAAACCCCTTTCCATTGAAGCGGATGACAACGGCTGTTTTCCTTTGGATGGCCATGTGCTTTGTAAGAAGTGTCACACCACACGTGCCAAAGCTGCAGTTTGA
- the ZYX gene encoding zyxin isoform X1: MASSGAPGTRMTSTVSINISTPSFYSPQKKFAPVVAPKPKVNPFKAGGAPSENVPEQALPPPPPPPPVPGACAQIGKVGEIPTAAGLPLPEELPLPPPPPPGEEIVVSPNSAFPPPPPPFEEPFPPAPEDVFPSPPPPMLEDEPMTLSGLPAPQGQGRGKMSSIDLEIESLSSVLADMEKNDPFKSRVHLGSVAPITVASGSRASPEAIAPPKDVPAPTSFSSSAVSHPIGNYTPKPQAEASPVPPPWVALKQRRDLPSAELPMPSSASPPPAPAPPAPKYTPPAIATGPKFVPKSTAGAPSSFTRQPAPVQSRFTSGSSGVGPAPKPQPPTFTYAQHREKPQVQEKPLPVGQPPASQDTRNPVSVPNTRSEPPRINSALTMKEVEELEMLTQKLMKDMDHPPQAEASTTEFCGLCKKALSRTQPAVRALDKFFHVECFTCFKCERQLQGQQFYNVDEKPFCEECYAGTLEKCCVCKQTITDRMLRATGNSYHPQCFTCVVCHKPLEGASFIVDKANLPHCVDDYHRKYAPRCSVCSEPIMPEPGKDETVRVVALEKNFHMKCYKCEDCGKPLSIEADDNGCFPLDGHVLCKKCHTTRAKAAV, encoded by the exons ATGGCCTCCTCTGGTGCCCCAGGAACTCGCATGACCTCCACAGTCAGCATCAACATCTCCACTCCAAGTTTCTACAGCCCCCAGAAGAAATTTGCACCCGTTGTTGCCCCCAAGCCCAAAGTGAACCCTTTCAAGGCTGGGGGAGCCCCTTCTGAAAATGTCCCTGAGCAGGCATTGCCCcctccaccgcctcctcctcctgttcctgGGGCATGTGCCCAAAtagggaaagtgggagaaattCCAACAGCCGCAGGACTTCCCCTTCCCGAAG AACTTCCACTACCACCCCCGCCTCCTCCAGGGGAAGAAATTGTTGTTTCCCCCAACAGTgcattccctcctcctcctcctccatttgaGGAGCCATTTCCTCCTGCTCCAGAAGAcgtcttcccttctcctcctccccccatgcTGGAGGATGAACCAATGACTCTAAGTGGACTGCCTGCTCCACAA GGGCAGGGCCGTGGGAAGATGAGCAGCATTGATTTGGAGATTGAATCTTTGTCCTCAGTGCTGGCTGACATGGAGAAGAATGATCCCTTCAAATCCCGG GTACACCTGGGATCTGTGGCTCCCATAACTGTAGCATCTGGCTCCAGGGCATCCCCAGAAGCCATCGCACCACCTAAAGATGTTCCAGCTCCTACCTCTTTCTCCTCCAGTGCTGTATCTCATCCCATTGGAAACTACACACCTAAGCCACAAGCTGAAGCATCTCCTGTTCCTCCACCATGGGTTGCCTTGAAGCAGCGCAGAGACTTGCCATCGGCTGAGCTTCCCATGCCATCCTCTGCTTCCCCTCCTCCAGCTCCTGCTCCTCCAGCTCCCAAATACACTCCACCTGCCATTGCTACTGGTCCCAAATTTGTACCTAAGTCAACTGCAGGGGCTCCATCAAGCTTTACAAGACAGCCTGCCCCTGTCCAGTCTCGTTTCACATCAGGCTCTTCTGGTGTAGGTCCAGCCCCAAAGCCACAGCCTCCCACCTTCACCTATGCACAACATCGGGAAAAACCCCAGGTTCAGGAGAAGCCACTTCCCGTTGGGCAGCCGCCCGCCTCACAAGATACG CGCAATCCAGTGTCAGTTCCAAACACCCGGTCAGAGCCACCCAGGATCAATTCTGCTTTAACTATGAAGGAGGTGGAGGAATTGGAGATGTTAACCCAGAAGCTCATGAAGGATATGGACCATCCACCCCAGGCAGAAGCCTCCACAACTG AGTTTTGTGGCCTGtgcaagaaggccctgtcacggACACAGCCTGCAGTTCGTGCCCTGGACAAATTCTTCCATGTGGAATGCTTCACCTGTTTCAAGTGTGAGAGGCAACTCCAGGGGCAGCAGTTCTATAATGTGGATGAAAAGCCCTTCTGTGAGGAGTGCTATGCG ggcACCCTTGAGAAGTGCTGTGTATGCAAGCAAACAATCACAGACCGGATGTTGAGGGCCACAGGCAACTCATACCACCCCCAGTGTTTCACGTGCGTGGTGTGCCACAAACCCCTTGAGGGAGCTTCCTTCATTGTGGACAAGGCTAACTTGCCACACTGTGTGGATGATTATCACAG AAAATATGCCCCACGCTGTTCAGTCTGCAGTGAGCCCATCATGCCAGAGCCTGGGAAGGATGAGACGGTTCGTGTGGTGGCCCTGGAGAAGAACTTCCACATGAAATGCTACAAATGTGAG GATTGTGGAAAACCCCTTTCCATTGAAGCGGATGACAACGGCTGTTTTCCTTTGGATGGCCATGTGCTTTGTAAGAAGTGTCACACCACACGTGCCAAAGCTGCAGTTTGA